The region TTGCGATGAGAAAACCAGATCCTGTTGAAGCTGCGATTCCAGAAGAGATCCAAGGTGAATAGGGATCCTTTGCTTGCGAAAATACGCGGATTTGAACTACAGATTTCCTAATTTCGTCAACAGATTGGCTGCTCGATTCCGCTGAAATAAAAGGGGAATATAAAAATAGAAAAAATAAAATAGTACTCGCAAAAGGGAAAGGGTTGGATAGAATTTTTTTCTGTTTCTGCATGAGTTTATTTGAATCCATTGTATTCGGATCGGTTGCCTTCTTTTCTTTCATCACTGGCGTCGTATCCTTTAGAAAGAACCCTCGCACGGGAATGAAAACAAGTTTTTCGATCCTAGCTGGTTTTTTCTTTGTTGGTGATTTGACAATCTTACTTGATACTTTGTTTTTAAAAAACCAAATCTTAAACCATCCTCATGCGATCTCCACGTTTCTTGTTTTATTATCTTTTGTTTTGATTTTTTTTGGACTTCATTTCCCGACATTTTTTCGAAATTTTCCAAAACTTCTGATTGTCTCTTCATTTGTCTTTGGAATGGGAATGATGCTTCTGGTTGTTGACCTAGGATTACTCAATGAGGTGTATCCGGAAGCAAGTTTGATCCTTTTGAAGTATTATTATAACGCTTACTATGTGTTTACGTTTGTTATATTTGCATATTTGGTCATTGCAAAATTACGTTTTAATTTTCCAGCCATACAAACCTTTATTGAGTATATTTATTATGCGACTTTTTTCTCCTGTTTTTTCTTTTTAATCGTTTGTTATTATACTTTTCTCATACCACTGACCAGTTCTTATTTTTTGCATTTTTTTCTATTTCTAAACATATTGTTTTTGTTTTGTTTCATTGTGTTTTTATTTCATTATTCTTTTACGAAAGATTATCTCACACATCCGTTTTCTTTTTTATTTGAAAGATCTAAACAGATCTTTGAAGAAAAGATCCCAGCCAATCGTTTCAATTCTCGACTCATCAAGGAAAAACTTTGGAATTTGTATGAGAAACAAAATTGGCGTAAAACAATGGATAGTTTTTGGTTTCAAATTCTTGTAGATGAGACCTTAGACAACGCCTTGGAACACGGTGGAAAACGTGAGGATGATATCATTACAGTACATGTTTTTGAATCTCCTAAGTACATTGACGTGTATGTGATCGATAGCGGGAAAGGATTTAATCCTCGGTTGATACCTAGCCCGATTGATTCTGATCGCAAACTTGTTACGGGTGGACGAGGAATTCATATCCTAAAAAAACTATTTATGGTAAGATGGAATTTTTTAGGTAATGAAGTGAATATTCGAGTTGATAAAACAAAAAGTTCCGACTGGAAAACGAATCTCTAATCGAAACTTTTTATAAAATTTATAGAGAAAGGTTTTTAATGTCCTTCAAATTCGCAAATGGAATACACATCAATTCCATAGGTGTCTTTGATTCTTTTAGCTCCACCTAAATCTGGTAAGTTGATGATTGTCGAGCATTCGTGAACTTTTCCTTGTAAATTTTGGATGAGCTTAATAGATGCTTCCAAAGTTCCACCAGTGGCAATTAAATCATCCATGATGAGTACTCTATCGCCAGGGGAAATGGCATCCGTGTGAATTTCCACATGGTCAACTCCATACTCCAAAGCATAAGATTCCGAGATTGTATTCCCGGGTAATTTTCCTTTTTTACGAATCGGAACAAAACCAACACCCAGTTGAAAGGCAAGGGCAGCACCAGGAATGAAGCCTCTTGCGTCAATCGCAGCAATTTTATTGAGTTTTGCATTTTGGTAACGTTCTACAAACATCCCAATGGTCAGTTGGAAACCCTCTGGATCGATGAGGAGGGAAGTGATGTCTCGAAACAAAATCCCTGGTTTCGGATAATCAGGAATGGTTCGAATCTTAGATTTAACAATGGACATAAATGGATGAAACCAAGGAAGACTAGGGTCTTGCAATAAAAAAAGGCCAGCAATTGCTGACCTTTCAGTTTGTTTTTTTTGATGAGAAAGATTATCTCATTTGTTTGAGAGCAAGGATTCGGTCCTCTAAAGCTGGGTGAGTTGCAAAGAGAGATAAAAATCCACCTTTTTTAGAAGAGATTTTGAAGGAAGCAATCGCTTCTCCTCTCGGGTCTTCTGGCATCTCAACCATTTGTCTGAGTGATTCAAGAGCCGAAATCATGGATTCTCTACCAGCTAATTTGGCACCACCAGCATCGGCACGGAATTCTCTTTGGCGAGAGAAGTATGCCACTGCCATAGAGCCTAGGATGGAGAAGACAATATCGAGAACAATCGTCACAACGATTCTAACGATATGGGCCATTTCTTCTTTCACGGCATTTGCCGCGACATAGGCGATGATACGAGAGATAAACATGGCAAATGAGTTCACCACACCTTGGATGAGAGTAAGAGTGACCATGTCTCCGTTCGCTACGTGTGACAATTCGTGAGCAAGCACACCCTCTAACTCTTGTGTGTTCATACGATTGAGAAGACCTGTCGACACAGCAACCAGTGCATTTGATTTGCTTGGTCCAGTCGCAAACGCATTCACTTCTGGGGATTCATAAATACCCACTTCTGGCATAGGAAGGTGAGCCCTTTGTGCCAAAGATTGTACACGACGATACACGTCCATCTCATGCGCAGAGGCTTGTTTTGGATCGATGATTTTGACTCCCATCGTCCACTTTGCCATCATTTTGGATAGTAAGAGGGAAATAAAAGATCCCGCCATACCCCACATTAAACAGAATACAATGAGTTGCGTTAGATCCAAACCAAAAGCTCGGATGCTAAATCCCATCGATCCCATGAGGGTAGTCACGATGGAAATCGTTGTCATAATCAAAATATTGGTTAACAGGAAAAAACCGATTCGTTTGATCCAAGTCATAGGAAATTGTTCTCCTTACGGTTCTTAGCGGAACCTACACATTAGACTGAAATGGTAAGATTCTTTGCAAAAGATTACAAGCAATTTAATGTTCTAAATTTTCGCCTTTTTCGTTTGATCCAAGGAACTGTATTAACAAAAACAAGGTCGCAAGGCAAACATAAGCGATCGGGAAATCCCAACTGGCAATTTCGGTAAAACGGTTTAGGATGGCATTCCCTTTTAACTCATAGGCATGAATCCAGCCCACTAGAGACAAGAGAGCTGCAATTCCTGCCCACAAACTTGCTTTTCGCCACTCTCGCTCCAAAATAAAAACAACCATTGCCGCCCATATCATGGAAGTGATGAGAAAACCTTGTGACAAAGATAGAACCCCCGAAAGTGCATAGGGAAGAAATGGCAAGTGAGGGGGAATATCCGAGAGGGAAAAATGAATTGTTTTAGTGGCACCTAATTCTTGTAATACGTTTTGTAGTTTCCCATCCAAAAACAAAAAAACATTTTGGATGATTAGGACCGCCCAACCTGCGAATGCTGGTAGAAGTCCCACCACAACCGCTGGGGAATGGTGTTTAGGGATGGCTTGAAACGCTTGGCTTGTGATGATAATTCCGATCCATAATACAATCGCCATACCTGCTTCTACAGGAATGAGTGCTTGGATGAGACCCATAAGTCCAAAGAGACTGACAATCGTCATAAAAACACCAGATAACACGGAATAGCTGTGTTTTGCACCCAATGCTTTCCAACCTGGATGACCGATGTATATGGTCGTTGGGAAAGGAGAACCAAAAACAGTTCCCGCGAGAGTTCCGATTCCATTTACAAGTAAAGAAGTTTTGGTATCGAAACTATCTCCAGATGCTTCCGCTGATTCTATGTTTTGTAAAGATCCAATGACATTGAAGATTCCCATTGGGAGAATGATCGAGAAGTATGCTTGTAAATTGGCATAACTCACAGTCTCGAGAAGGGGACTAAGAGAAAGTTGTGGTAAATAGAATCCCAAAGTTTCTAGTCCATTTTGTATTCCCCCTTCCTGATACACCGGGTCTCCCCAATAGCCAGAAAGGTATGATAACAATACGCCAATCATCACGGATAAAAATCCACCAGGGATCCCAAATGGGAAACGAACCTTCCCAAAGTATTGTAATAAAATGACACCTAGCGGTATAAAGGCGATCATGGGTCTTTCGAAGGTGCGAAGCAAAAAGTCCATAGAGATAAAAGTTAGCGCAATCCCCGCAAGTGCCGAGAGTAACGCGGCTCGGGGAGTGTATTTTCGAATGCTTGCGGCAATAAAAGACCCCAAAACTTCTATGAGACCAGAAGCAAAAGATACGAGTAGCCCCGCTTTCCAGGCTTCTTTGTAGTCACCTGTTGCTTGATAGGTGGGAAACATAACAAAAAAGATAAATGCAAAAAGAGAAACAGTGTTGATCCCATAAGGAATGGCAGTGACATCCGTTCTATTGGTTCTTTGTCCAAGTTTCCAAGCTTGCCATGCATAAAATACATTCCCCACCAAAAGGGAAACCGCAGCTCCGGGCAACACAACAGAAGTGATAAAGGATAATGGAAAACCACAAACTCCCATACAAAGTGCAGATAAAACGAGGAGTTGGATAAGGTTGTCGACCATGAGGCCAAAAAAACCGTCTAGGTCACCGCGTGTAATTGTAAAAAAATTCATTCGTTTCGTTTGCCTCCAAAATCAACTCGAATGACATTCCCATCTCCAGTGATTTCTGGTTTTTGGGGTTTTGGCTTTGATTCTTCTGAGTTTGTGTTCGTTTCGATTTGCAAAAATCGAAGTTGTGTGGCTGAATTTTGGAACTTATCGTAAATTCGAAAAACCGCATCCCATGGAATGATGGTTGGTTCCCAAGTGGATCCAAACTGTAATTCAGCAAAAAGATAATCTGCTTTGCTATCTAATACCTTAACTGCTTTATCACCAAACACAAGTACAATACCGGATTCTTTTTCGGCATTCAAAAGTCCTCGTTTTCCGATTTCCAATTTTGGATGTGGCATGACATGAATGTAGAACACTCCAAATCGTTCCCAATATAAATTGAATAAATCTCTTTTGAACTCACGTAATGTTGTGATTTCTTCCTGCGTGAGGTTTTCGCTCATAAATTCCTTTTACCGTGTGATGTTTCCCATTCAATGTATTCATCATGAATTTTGTATTCTGGAATGATATCTTTTAATGCTGGAAAAATTTCTCTATTTTTGTTCGCCTTGGCGAGTGAAAATAATCGATTTAGTTTGTTTTGGAAAAGCAGTAGATTGTAATGATCGAGTGGGGCAGCGATCCGAATTTTTGGATGGTGGGTTTTCTTAATCCCTTCTGCGTTTAACAAAAGTTCTTCGTATAATTTTTCACCAGGTCGTAATCCCGAAAATTCGATATTGATATCTTTGTAAGGTGTATAACCAGAAAGACGAATCATCTCTTCTGCAAGTGAAAGAATTTTCACAGGTTCTCCCATATCGAGTAAAAAAATCTCTCCGTGTTCTCCCATACTGCCAGCTTGTAAGACAAGTTGTGTGGCTTCTGGAATGGTCATGAAGTAGCGAATCACTTCCGGATGCGTGACCGTAACGGGTCCCCCGCGTTTGATTTGTTCTCGAAACCTTGGGATGACACTCCCATTGGAACCGAGTACATTCCCAAATCGTACGGTAATGAATTTGGTTCTAGAGTTTTGTGAAATGTGTTGCAAGTAAATCTCTGCGGCACGTTTCGAGGCTCCCATCACATTCACTGGATTTACAGCTTTATCAGTAGAGATAAGAACAAATCGTTCGACTCCAATGAGCCGACATACATCGGCAACATTTTTAGTCCCCATCACATTGTTCAGAATTGCTTCTGATGGATTGATTTCCATCATCGGTACGTGTTTGTAAGCGGCAGAATGGAAAACAACAGATGGCCTATGTTCTTCAAAAACAGCGGAGATTCGAGAAAGATTTTTAACATCAGCTATGACTGGCCGAATGTCGATATTAAACTCAGAAAATTTTTTACGGAGTTCATAATCAATCTCATATAACGGAGTTTCGGCGGAATCCAAGATGACAAGAACACTTGGTTTAAATAGTGCGACTTGTCTGCAGATTTCAGAACCAATAGAACCTCCCGCTCCTGTGACTAGAATCACTTTCTTTTCTAGGTAAGAACGGATGGATTCAATTTCAAGGTCAACAGTTGGTCGACCGAGTAGGTCTTCTACTTGTACTTCCCGTAATTGTGTGATATTGGGTTTCTCTGCTAAATATTCACCAAAGCTCGGCAATATTTTGAATTCAACGCCAGCACCTTCACATTCTTTCATGAGTTTACTCACAACCCTTCCATCAGGCTGTGGGACTGTCATAATCACTTTTTTGACGCCATATCGAACTAAAACGTTTCCAATTTCATCTGTGGAACCTAAGATGGGAATCCCTTGGATGTAACCACCTTTTTTGGAAACATTATCATCTAAAAATCCAACTGGAAGATAATCGAGATTTACATTTCGCCTAATTTCTGTTAAGAAGGAACTACCAAGTTTTCCGGCCCCCACAAGAAGGATGGGTGTTCCATTTCTGATTTTATCTGAACTAAAGATTTGTTCGCGTAACATCCTCCAACTCAAACTTCTCAAACACAAAAATCCAAGTAGGATGAGTGTATCAAGAATGGGAACCATCCGAGAGAGTTGGTAGAATCGATTGTAAAACAGTAAGGCAAGTGTTGAAATCAAAGAAGAGAGAAAGGTAGCTTTGATGATGGCTAAGAGGTCATGTAACGAAGCGTAGGACCATAATGAGCGGTAGATCCCAGAAAATAAAAACACGGCACTGCGCGAGGCAACGACGATGGTTGCACAAACCCAAAAATCAGGATAATTTTCTAAAAAACCTAGATTCTCAAATCGAACAAGGTGTGCGAGAAAATAGGACAAAAACATGAAGAAAATGTCTACTGGGAAAACCCAATATCTTCTTGGGATCGATTTCATATCTGATAAATAAAGGTATTTGGAACAAAATTCCTTGTAAATACAGAATCTGTTCCGAAGAATAGAAAAGAGGAAAAACCTGTTTGAAATCACTTCTTTTCCGCCTCGCTGGGATTTTTTCAGCGGAAATTGGCTCGGAACTTTACTTGAAACTAAAGGAAGAAACTCTTTCTCCCTCCCTTTTTTGCCTTGATTTTTCTGAGGTAACGGAAGTGACGGAAGTTGGTTGGGAATTTCTCAGAAAAATTACGACTCGTTGTAAAGAAACAGGATGCAAAATTGCAGGATTTGGTTGGAAAGGAACGGTTACATCAGAACACCAAACTTTATTTTCCTTCTTTCCCGACGAAGCAGAATGCATTCATCACTTGGAATCCTTTTACCATGATCACGCTCCTGCGAACGAGCTCAGTCCGAAATCCTCAGAGGGGAAAACCATTCAATGTCCAGAGTGTCAAACCTTACTTCGCTTCAAACAAATGGGGGATCATCTTTGCCCCCAATGTCAGACCAAATTTTTTGTGAACCAAAAAGGGTGGGTCTCCATTTACGAACGTTTATTGTGATGTAAGTGTTTGGTAGGGATTGCCTCCCAAGGTTTGTCTGGCCACGGGTGTTTGGGGTATCTTCCTTTTAATTCTTTCTTTACTTCATGGTATCCATGGTTCCAAAAACTTTCTAAGTCTTTTGTGATTTGCACCGGTCGTCTTGCGGGTGATAACAAGTGAACGAGGATTGGCACTTTTCCTCTTGCAAGTTTTGGTAACTCTTTTAGTCCAAATAACTCCTGTAACTTCACGTGTAACTCTGGTTCTTTGCCAGAATATCGAATTTGAACTTGCGATCCAGAAGGAACCTGAATAGAAGAAGGAGCTTCTTTGTTTAGGATCAACTGGTTTTCGTAACCAATATAATTTTGGAAGGCTTCTAAAAATGGGAGATTGGACAAAGAAAATTTTTGAGTTTCAAAATTCAAAAATGGGAAAAGCCAATGTTTTGCTTCCGATTTTAGATGAGTAAAAGAGATATTTTTATCGATCACTCCATGTTGCACGAGAAATTGTACGCGATTGTAGTATTCGATTAGGTTATCTTTTTGTTTCCAGTTTTCCTCCCAATCTAAATCGAGTAGATACCTTTCAAATGCATTTTGGATTGCAGTGGGATTTGGTTTTTGGATTTCTTTCGTGTCTAGGGTGAGTTCCCCTAACTTTCGTTCTTCTTTAATCACTAAATAAGTTTCTTCTCTTTGGTTGGTTCGTAGTTCAGGAACCTGATGGATCGTGATCTGGTTTTGCAAACAAAGCTCAATTTGTTCTAAAGAAATTGGAAGGTATTGGGTAATGTATACATCATGACCAAAGGAAATTGTATCAAAGGCCAAAATGTATTCTGGAATTTCTAAAAGCGTCGTCGAAAACTTAGCCTGTTTCCCGTTTGTTAGTTTGTATTCTTTCTCTTCTTTGGTCTTTCGTTTTCCAATACGATCCACAAAACCATGGCAAAGATAAAATTCGCGAGATCCATTTTGATTCGTTATTGCTTTATCTTTTTTATTTTCCCAAATACGTATGATTTGTTCATAGATCATTTTTTGTTCTTGGGAAAAAAAAGATATGGAAACCGACTTTGGAAATTCTTTTGCTTCCGTACCTTTTGATTCGTTCGCTAAGATACAAACAATGTCTGCAATCAATTCCCTCTTTTCCTTTGGGAGTCTGGCAAGGATATTTCCCAATCGAATCGGTAAGGGATACTCTAGTGCCTCTTTCCCATGATCGGTGAGTTGATATCTTTCATCCAAACAGCCTAACCGTTTTAGACGTTCCATGGATAAGAGTAGCGATCCTTTGTTAGGTGGATCAAGGAAGGGAAGTGATTCGATCTCTTCACCAAATGATTTTACTTCTAGAACAAGTCTATCCAAATCACCTTCCAGAATTTCTGGTTTGGTGCGATCAAAAAAACTAGATTCTTCTTCCTTAGACCAGAGTCGGTAGACAGTCCCTTTGCCTTCCCTAGCTGCCCTTCCTGCTCTTTGTTTGGCGCTACTCAAACTAATACGATCTTTTACGAGATGAGCGATTCCAGCTTCTGCATCGAAAATGGAGTGTTTAAAATAACCTACATCAAAGACAATACGTACTCCGGGAATGGTAACCGATGATTCCGCTATATTCGTAGACAATATGATTTTCTTTTTCCCATTTTGGTTTGGTAAAAAGACAGATTCCTGATCTTTCAGGTTCATATCACCATATAATGAATGTACAACGGCACTTGCTTTTATGGTAGAAATCAACTCAAGCGCATACTTTAAATCTAGAATTTCCTTTTTGCCAGACAAAAAGACCAAAATATCACCTTGTGTTTGTTCTACGGCTTTTGGGATCAGATCAAGCAGGCGTTCGAAAGGATTTTTTTTTGACTCACCCATATGAAAAATTTCCAAAGGATGGGTTTCTGTTACTACTTGGATGGGATGATTGGAGATTCCAATGTTTAAAAAATTTTGTCCTTCCAGTGTTGCCGACATGATGAGGATTTTTAAATCAGGTCGAAAGATTTCTTGTGATTTCCTCGTTAGAGCAAAGCAAAGATCCGATTCCAATCGGCGTTCATGGAATTCATCGAATACAATAAGACCATACTCAGAAAGTTCTGGATCTTTGAGTAAATTTTTAGTCAAGATTCCATCTGTCACAAATTCGATTTTAGTATTACGATTGGTGTTCGAGTCAAATCGAACCCGATACCCAACAGTTTCCCCCACATTTTCCCCGATGGATTGGCTGATCCTTTTGGCTGCATTTTTTGCTGCGATTCGCCTTGGCTCTAGGATACAAATTTTTTTTCCCTTCGCGATATCTAATTTTAAAAGTTCTTGGGGAAGGGCAGTCGTTTTTCCAGAACCCGGTGGTGCATCCAAGATGGTGACAGGATGAGATTGAATGGAGTCGACTATCTTTTGTAAGGCGATCAATACGGGAAAAGAGTCTTTTGTGAAATTCACCATCTAGATAAAAAATACTTCCGAATTCGCCCTAAAAAAGCAAACAATTTGTAAATTTTAGAAAAAATCGCAAGAATCGGGTTTTCGAAATGGGAAAGATTGGTTACGATTTGGATGTGGATTTTCAGAAACAACACTACCAAATCATTCAAAATTCCATTGAATGGATGCTCGAACATTTTGAAGCGCAACCAAGTTTAGATGCATTAGCAAAACAAGCTAAGATGAGTCCGTCTCATTTTCAAAAACTCTTTGTCAATTTTGTAGGTGTGTCCCCCAAACAATTTTTGGCATCAATCACTATAACGAATGCTAAGCGAATGATTCATACTTCCTCTCTCTTGGATGTTACATACCGATTGGGATTGTCCGGTACAGGTAGGTTACATGATTTGTTTATCAAATTAGAAGGAATGACTCCCGGGACTTACAAGGGGAAGGGAGAAGGCATCAGCTTATACTATGAATTTTTCCCAACGATCATTGGAGACATGATTGTTGTTTCTTCAGAGAAAGGAATTCAAAATTTACAATTTCTACAAACAACCCAAAAGAAAATGGAAACTTTGGTTTCCATCCAAGAAGAGCTGCCATACGCTACTTGGAAAGAAGAAGAGAGAAGTTTACATATTCCTATAAAACAATTTCTTCAAAACCACACCTTGCCAGAGAAACTCATCCCTCTATCGGTCCTTGGAACTCCCTTTCAAATCAAAGTATGGCAATCCCTATTATCGATTCCACAAGGAGATGTGACGACCTATAGTGAGATTGCCACATCAATTGGCCAGCCGAACGCACAAAGAGCTGTTGGGAGTGCGATTGGAAAAAATCCAATCGCTCTACTGATCCCTTGTCATCGAGTCATTCAAGCTTCTGGTTTCATTGGTGGGTACCGATGGAACCCAATACGAAAACAGATGTTACTTGCTTGGGAGAACGCATTGTCAACTCCCGAATCAATGGGCGAGCATTCTCGTATGAGAGACGAGAAAAAAGCCGATGAGTAAAAAACACTGTGCGATGAGGTAAGTGATCCAAGGAACTTGGAATTCCCATTTTGGATGTCTTGTTCCATTGATTGTGGTTTCTCCCATCACAGCATCTGATAATAGAAAAAACCCAGCACCAATCGCCAAATACATCCAAGTGCCACCATACAATAGATAGGCGTTTACACAAAGTGAAACAAAAAAACACAAAACTAGACCATATATAAACGCAGAAGCCATC is a window of Leptospira sp. WS60.C2 DNA encoding:
- the hrpB gene encoding ATP-dependent helicase HrpB; protein product: MNFTKDSFPVLIALQKIVDSIQSHPVTILDAPPGSGKTTALPQELLKLDIAKGKKICILEPRRIAAKNAAKRISQSIGENVGETVGYRVRFDSNTNRNTKIEFVTDGILTKNLLKDPELSEYGLIVFDEFHERRLESDLCFALTRKSQEIFRPDLKILIMSATLEGQNFLNIGISNHPIQVVTETHPLEIFHMGESKKNPFERLLDLIPKAVEQTQGDILVFLSGKKEILDLKYALELISTIKASAVVHSLYGDMNLKDQESVFLPNQNGKKKIILSTNIAESSVTIPGVRIVFDVGYFKHSIFDAEAGIAHLVKDRISLSSAKQRAGRAAREGKGTVYRLWSKEEESSFFDRTKPEILEGDLDRLVLEVKSFGEEIESLPFLDPPNKGSLLLSMERLKRLGCLDERYQLTDHGKEALEYPLPIRLGNILARLPKEKRELIADIVCILANESKGTEAKEFPKSVSISFFSQEQKMIYEQIIRIWENKKDKAITNQNGSREFYLCHGFVDRIGKRKTKEEKEYKLTNGKQAKFSTTLLEIPEYILAFDTISFGHDVYITQYLPISLEQIELCLQNQITIHQVPELRTNQREETYLVIKEERKLGELTLDTKEIQKPNPTAIQNAFERYLLDLDWEENWKQKDNLIEYYNRVQFLVQHGVIDKNISFTHLKSEAKHWLFPFLNFETQKFSLSNLPFLEAFQNYIGYENQLILNKEAPSSIQVPSGSQVQIRYSGKEPELHVKLQELFGLKELPKLARGKVPILVHLLSPARRPVQITKDLESFWNHGYHEVKKELKGRYPKHPWPDKPWEAIPTKHLHHNKRS
- a CDS encoding ATP-binding protein; translation: MKTSFSILAGFFFVGDLTILLDTLFLKNQILNHPHAISTFLVLLSFVLIFFGLHFPTFFRNFPKLLIVSSFVFGMGMMLLVVDLGLLNEVYPEASLILLKYYYNAYYVFTFVIFAYLVIAKLRFNFPAIQTFIEYIYYATFFSCFFFLIVCYYTFLIPLTSSYFLHFFLFLNILFLFCFIVFLFHYSFTKDYLTHPFSFLFERSKQIFEEKIPANRFNSRLIKEKLWNLYEKQNWRKTMDSFWFQILVDETLDNALEHGGKREDDIITVHVFESPKYIDVYVIDSGKGFNPRLIPSPIDSDRKLVTGGRGIHILKKLFMVRWNFLGNEVNIRVDKTKSSDWKTNL
- a CDS encoding ClpXP protease specificity-enhancing factor SspB; its protein translation is MSENLTQEEITTLREFKRDLFNLYWERFGVFYIHVMPHPKLEIGKRGLLNAEKESGIVLVFGDKAVKVLDSKADYLFAELQFGSTWEPTIIPWDAVFRIYDKFQNSATQLRFLQIETNTNSEESKPKPQKPEITGDGNVIRVDFGGKRNE
- a CDS encoding adenine phosphoribosyltransferase — encoded protein: MSIVKSKIRTIPDYPKPGILFRDITSLLIDPEGFQLTIGMFVERYQNAKLNKIAAIDARGFIPGAALAFQLGVGFVPIRKKGKLPGNTISESYALEYGVDHVEIHTDAISPGDRVLIMDDLIATGGTLEASIKLIQNLQGKVHECSTIINLPDLGGAKRIKDTYGIDVYSICEFEGH
- the htpX gene encoding protease HtpX, with protein sequence MTWIKRIGFFLLTNILIMTTISIVTTLMGSMGFSIRAFGLDLTQLIVFCLMWGMAGSFISLLLSKMMAKWTMGVKIIDPKQASAHEMDVYRRVQSLAQRAHLPMPEVGIYESPEVNAFATGPSKSNALVAVSTGLLNRMNTQELEGVLAHELSHVANGDMVTLTLIQGVVNSFAMFISRIIAYVAANAVKEEMAHIVRIVVTIVLDIVFSILGSMAVAYFSRQREFRADAGGAKLAGRESMISALESLRQMVEMPEDPRGEAIASFKISSKKGGFLSLFATHPALEDRILALKQMR
- a CDS encoding NCS2 family permease; translation: MNFFTITRGDLDGFFGLMVDNLIQLLVLSALCMGVCGFPLSFITSVVLPGAAVSLLVGNVFYAWQAWKLGQRTNRTDVTAIPYGINTVSLFAFIFFVMFPTYQATGDYKEAWKAGLLVSFASGLIEVLGSFIAASIRKYTPRAALLSALAGIALTFISMDFLLRTFERPMIAFIPLGVILLQYFGKVRFPFGIPGGFLSVMIGVLLSYLSGYWGDPVYQEGGIQNGLETLGFYLPQLSLSPLLETVSYANLQAYFSIILPMGIFNVIGSLQNIESAEASGDSFDTKTSLLVNGIGTLAGTVFGSPFPTTIYIGHPGWKALGAKHSYSVLSGVFMTIVSLFGLMGLIQALIPVEAGMAIVLWIGIIITSQAFQAIPKHHSPAVVVGLLPAFAGWAVLIIQNVFLFLDGKLQNVLQELGATKTIHFSLSDIPPHLPFLPYALSGVLSLSQGFLITSMIWAAMVVFILEREWRKASLWAGIAALLSLVGWIHAYELKGNAILNRFTEIASWDFPIAYVCLATLFLLIQFLGSNEKGENLEH
- a CDS encoding polysaccharide biosynthesis protein, with product MKSIPRRYWVFPVDIFFMFLSYFLAHLVRFENLGFLENYPDFWVCATIVVASRSAVFLFSGIYRSLWSYASLHDLLAIIKATFLSSLISTLALLFYNRFYQLSRMVPILDTLILLGFLCLRSLSWRMLREQIFSSDKIRNGTPILLVGAGKLGSSFLTEIRRNVNLDYLPVGFLDDNVSKKGGYIQGIPILGSTDEIGNVLVRYGVKKVIMTVPQPDGRVVSKLMKECEGAGVEFKILPSFGEYLAEKPNITQLREVQVEDLLGRPTVDLEIESIRSYLEKKVILVTGAGGSIGSEICRQVALFKPSVLVILDSAETPLYEIDYELRKKFSEFNIDIRPVIADVKNLSRISAVFEEHRPSVVFHSAAYKHVPMMEINPSEAILNNVMGTKNVADVCRLIGVERFVLISTDKAVNPVNVMGASKRAAEIYLQHISQNSRTKFITVRFGNVLGSNGSVIPRFREQIKRGGPVTVTHPEVIRYFMTIPEATQLVLQAGSMGEHGEIFLLDMGEPVKILSLAEEMIRLSGYTPYKDINIEFSGLRPGEKLYEELLLNAEGIKKTHHPKIRIAAPLDHYNLLLFQNKLNRLFSLAKANKNREIFPALKDIIPEYKIHDEYIEWETSHGKRNL
- a CDS encoding methylated-DNA--[protein]-cysteine S-methyltransferase, translating into MGKIGYDLDVDFQKQHYQIIQNSIEWMLEHFEAQPSLDALAKQAKMSPSHFQKLFVNFVGVSPKQFLASITITNAKRMIHTSSLLDVTYRLGLSGTGRLHDLFIKLEGMTPGTYKGKGEGISLYYEFFPTIIGDMIVVSSEKGIQNLQFLQTTQKKMETLVSIQEELPYATWKEEERSLHIPIKQFLQNHTLPEKLIPLSVLGTPFQIKVWQSLLSIPQGDVTTYSEIATSIGQPNAQRAVGSAIGKNPIALLIPCHRVIQASGFIGGYRWNPIRKQMLLAWENALSTPESMGEHSRMRDEKKADE